The Aspergillus luchuensis IFO 4308 DNA, chromosome 7, nearly complete sequence genome has a segment encoding these proteins:
- the DYS1 gene encoding deoxyhypusine synthase (BUSCO:EOG09263H5H;~COG:O;~EggNog:ENOG410PHG4;~InterPro:IPR029035,IPR002773,IPR036982;~PFAM:PF01916;~go_process: GO:0008612 - peptidyl-lysine modification to peptidyl-hypusine [Evidence IEA]), with the protein MSAQDSAAGNAPPSAVTDAVLVASEPVPEGTQQVSGVDFDRFQGRDITVAEMVDNMKYTGFQGSAVAEAARIVNEMQAYRHPETGEKTTIFLGYTSNLISSGLRDTIRYLVRNRHVSAIVTTAGGVEEDLIKCLAPTYMGSFTAPGAGLRAKGLNRIGNLIVPNSNYCAFEDWLIPILDKMLEEQEAAKKKALETGDEEDELHWTPSKIIERLGREINHEDSVLYWAARNNIPIFCPALTDGSLGDMLYFHTYRSSPQRLRVDIVDDVRRINTMAVRAARAGMIILGGGVIKHHIANACLMRNGAEHAVYINTGQEFDGSDAGARPDEAVSWGKIKADAKAVKVYAEATVVFPLIVAASFARASPATPNGETSQN; encoded by the exons ATGTCCGCACAAGACTCCGCCGCGGGCAATGCCCCTCCCTCTGCGGTCACCGATGCCGTGTTGGTGGCCTCGGAGCCCGTGCCTGAGGGGACGCAGCAGGTCAGCGGCGTCGACTTTGACCGATTCCAAGGCCGGGATATTACGGTCGCCGAGATGGTGGACAACATGAAATACACTGGCTTCCAGGGCAGTGCGGTCGCTGAAGCCGCCCGCATCGTCAACGAGATG CAAGCCTACCGTCATCCGGAGACCGGCGAGAAGACCACCATCTTTCTCGGATACACCTCCAACCTGATCTCCTCCGGCCTTCGAGACACCATCCGCTACCTGGTCCGCAACCGACACGTCTCCGCTATTGTCACCACGGCCGGCGGTGTCGAGGAAGATCTTATCAAATGCCTGGCTCCCACCTACATGGGCTCGTTTACTGCCCCGGGCGCTGGACTGCGGGCCAAAGGATTGAACCGGATCGGCAACCTCATCGTCCCGAACAGCAACTACTGTGCATTTGAAGACTGGTTGATCCCTATTCTGGATAAGATGctggaggaacaggaagccgccaagaagaaggcactGGAAACtggcgatgaggaggacgaaTTGCATTGGACCCCCAGCAAGATTATTGAACGCCTCGGCCGCGAGATCAACCATGAGGACTCGGTTCTGTACTGGGCTGCTCGCAACAACATCCCGATCTTCTGTCCCGCCCTCACCGACGGCTCCCTGGGCGATATGCTTTACTTCCATACCTACCGCTCCTCTCCGCAACGGCTGCGGGTCGACATTGTGGACGATGTGCGCCGCATCAACACCATGGCTGTCCGGGCCGCGCGGGCCGGCATGATCATTCTGGGTGGCGGAGTCATCAAACATCACATTGCCAACGCCTGTCTGATGCGCAACGGGGCCGAGCATGCCGTGTACATCAATACGGGACAGGAGTTTGACGGCAGCGATGCGGGGGCCCGACCGGATGAGGCCGTCAGCTGGGGTAAGATCAAAGCCGACGCCAAGGCCGTCAAGGTCTATGCAGAAGCCACAGTGGTCTTCCCGCTCATTGTTGCGGCCTCGTTTGCCCGAGCCAGTCCGGCGACCCCCAACGGTGAAACGTCTCAGAACTGA